Proteins encoded in a region of the Geobacillus genomosp. 3 genome:
- the murJ gene encoding murein biosynthesis integral membrane protein MurJ, with protein sequence MSSLKRTAVWITLLALVVKLAGFLRESVIAKQFGANEYTDGYLLAFSFITLVLAVISVGFNNVFLPLYIQTKQTDPKAAERNANGIMNATVAIFLLIALVGYWSAPSFVPAIFGRMTAATEAVAVKITQLFFLFMGAIALNGILDSYLQGRRIFVPSQISKLLATLMGAVFALLFADVWGIYSLAYGFVFGIVLGVVLMFFYLYRSGYRWTPTLAVDPDFRQTFLRLLVPSLLNAFVGQMNMFIDKIFASGTIGGAVTYLNNASLLVSLPHTIYGTTIAAILFTLLSEQVQRPRQFQQTFFAGVELSLMTLLPVAAGLWVVGDAALSVIYERGQFTAADTHRTYVALLCYLPLIVTQGVQYIVAKSMYAKGKTALVLRISVTTIALNIILNSLFVRSLGYAGIALSSSLVSLYYVTACSVAVYKDFERGEAKKLLSLLVRVGGATAVMAGVLYGVKEAAQIGDWPALLELAVLVPLGAAIYIASTYVLYRDGFDRLLRTLRARRGAKPSA encoded by the coding sequence ATGTCCTCATTAAAACGGACGGCCGTTTGGATCACCTTGCTCGCTCTCGTTGTCAAGCTGGCGGGATTTTTGCGGGAAAGCGTGATCGCCAAGCAGTTCGGCGCCAACGAATACACGGACGGCTACTTGCTGGCGTTTTCCTTTATTACGCTCGTTTTGGCCGTCATTTCCGTCGGGTTTAATAACGTCTTTCTTCCTCTCTATATTCAAACGAAACAGACGGACCCGAAAGCGGCGGAGCGAAACGCCAACGGCATTATGAACGCCACGGTGGCCATCTTTCTGCTCATTGCCCTCGTTGGCTATTGGTCCGCCCCTTCATTCGTCCCCGCCATCTTCGGGCGGATGACGGCGGCCACTGAAGCGGTGGCGGTGAAGATTACGCAGCTTTTCTTCTTGTTTATGGGCGCGATCGCTTTAAACGGCATTTTGGATTCGTACTTGCAAGGGCGGCGCATTTTTGTCCCGTCGCAAATATCGAAACTGCTCGCCACGCTGATGGGAGCGGTGTTCGCCTTGCTGTTTGCCGATGTGTGGGGCATTTACAGCCTCGCCTACGGATTCGTCTTTGGCATTGTCCTCGGCGTTGTGCTCATGTTTTTCTATTTATACCGGAGCGGATACCGATGGACGCCGACGCTGGCTGTGGATCCCGATTTCCGGCAAACGTTTTTGCGCCTGCTTGTCCCTTCGCTGCTGAACGCGTTTGTCGGGCAAATGAACATGTTTATTGATAAAATATTCGCCTCCGGAACGATCGGGGGAGCGGTGACGTATTTAAACAACGCTTCATTGCTTGTCAGCCTTCCGCACACCATTTACGGAACGACGATCGCCGCCATTTTGTTTACGCTGTTGTCTGAACAAGTGCAACGACCGCGCCAGTTCCAACAAACGTTTTTTGCCGGTGTCGAGCTGTCGCTCATGACGTTGCTGCCGGTCGCGGCCGGGCTGTGGGTCGTCGGCGACGCCGCCCTTTCCGTGATCTACGAGCGCGGCCAGTTTACGGCAGCCGACACGCATCGCACCTATGTCGCCTTGCTTTGTTATTTGCCGCTGATCGTCACGCAAGGGGTGCAATATATCGTCGCCAAATCGATGTACGCAAAAGGCAAAACGGCTCTCGTATTGCGGATCAGCGTCACGACGATTGCGCTCAATATCATCTTGAACAGTTTGTTCGTCCGCTCACTCGGCTATGCCGGCATTGCGCTGTCGAGCTCGCTCGTTTCGCTCTACTATGTCACCGCCTGTTCGGTCGCCGTGTACAAAGACTTTGAGCGCGGGGAGGCGAAAAAGCTTTTGTCATTGTTAGTGCGCGTCGGCGGCGCAACGGCCGTTATGGCCGGGGTGTTGTACGGGGTAAAAGAAGCGGCGCAGATCGGCGACTGGCCGGCGCTGTTGGAATTGGCGGTGCTTGTGCCGCTCGGTGCGGCCATTTACATCGCCAGCACGTACGTCTTGTACCGCGACGGCTTTGACCGCCTGCTGCGCACGCTTCGCGCAAGGCGGGGCGCGAAGCCGTCAGCGTAG
- a CDS encoding S-layer homology domain-containing protein has product MRFVASFVLLFSLLFVNSSVSFADDITGIALEEEMRAMVSQGVVQGYPDGRYRPNEQVTRGQFATFVARALQLPEAKGTVAFSDVSPSSKLADGIYKASAAGLVEGYHDGSFGINDPITREQMALMIDRVFGYLGIPTQPASLASFTDVSELSSVAKLAIAHNVYYNIIRGIPNEDGVSFRFDPKAEATRAHAAAFLYRLLDVWAEQMPEMAYQIGVIEKGELIVWPKRYATFDQAEAALTNPSSQVIVQGTKIVKMASGHAIAQPAPGKSTTTVYNAGFSASLTYVAPNTEMKYLEADEEKVKVQIADTVGYVKQTDVLLVPTALLQGRSYYKVENGTLVHVIYNTTSNTYASYVYGKAPSFMQEGQKYYSWNGDVFYNGSGQLVGTAYQYFNVLPLRTKTNYTADELNRFVAAYRAASPLKELGAAFKQAEEKYQVNALYLLAHAILESNWGLSELAQTKNNLFGIKAYDSDPLRSADSFASFAECIDYMAKTIVAGQYANPGDWRYNGAVLGDKSVGFNIRYASDPYWGQKIAGWMYRADKFLGGKDFGQYMVMATNTDSVNVRLQPAVVPPVWYEYKQANTPVAVIGKTPKQPDGYEWYEIVPDLPATGSAYIRSDLLSPLPVAK; this is encoded by the coding sequence TTGCGCTTTGTCGCTAGTTTTGTCCTTTTGTTCAGCTTGCTGTTTGTCAATAGTTCCGTTTCCTTCGCTGATGACATTACCGGCATCGCGCTTGAGGAAGAGATGCGGGCCATGGTGAGTCAAGGCGTCGTTCAAGGGTATCCAGATGGGCGATATCGTCCGAACGAACAAGTTACGCGCGGCCAGTTCGCCACGTTTGTGGCTCGGGCGCTGCAGCTGCCTGAAGCGAAAGGAACGGTTGCTTTTTCCGATGTATCGCCGTCTTCCAAACTGGCGGATGGCATTTACAAGGCGAGCGCGGCCGGCCTTGTCGAAGGGTATCATGACGGCTCTTTTGGCATCAACGACCCGATTACAAGGGAACAAATGGCGTTGATGATCGACCGGGTGTTTGGCTATTTAGGAATTCCAACACAACCGGCGTCTCTTGCCTCGTTTACGGATGTCAGCGAGCTGTCCTCGGTCGCGAAGCTGGCGATCGCCCATAACGTCTATTACAACATTATTCGCGGCATTCCAAACGAAGATGGCGTTTCGTTCCGTTTTGACCCGAAAGCGGAAGCGACGCGGGCGCATGCGGCGGCGTTTTTGTACCGCCTGCTTGACGTGTGGGCCGAGCAGATGCCCGAGATGGCGTATCAAATCGGCGTGATTGAAAAAGGGGAGCTCATCGTCTGGCCGAAGCGGTATGCGACGTTTGACCAAGCAGAGGCGGCGCTGACCAATCCATCGTCGCAAGTGATCGTCCAAGGCACAAAAATTGTCAAAATGGCAAGCGGGCATGCGATCGCTCAGCCTGCGCCGGGCAAGTCGACGACAACGGTTTACAACGCCGGTTTCAGCGCTTCGCTCACCTACGTTGCTCCCAATACGGAAATGAAGTATTTAGAGGCGGACGAGGAAAAGGTGAAGGTGCAAATCGCTGACACGGTCGGCTATGTGAAACAAACGGATGTGCTCCTTGTCCCGACTGCGCTTTTGCAGGGACGGTCGTATTACAAAGTGGAAAATGGAACCCTTGTCCATGTCATTTACAACACGACGAGCAATACATATGCAAGCTATGTGTATGGAAAAGCGCCGTCGTTTATGCAAGAAGGGCAGAAGTACTACAGCTGGAACGGCGACGTGTTTTATAACGGATCCGGTCAGCTCGTCGGAACGGCGTATCAATATTTCAATGTGTTGCCGCTGCGGACGAAAACCAATTATACAGCCGATGAGCTAAACCGGTTTGTCGCGGCCTATCGCGCGGCGAGCCCGTTGAAAGAGCTCGGCGCGGCGTTTAAACAAGCGGAGGAAAAGTATCAAGTCAACGCTCTGTACTTGCTCGCCCATGCGATTTTGGAAAGCAACTGGGGGCTCAGTGAACTCGCGCAGACGAAAAACAATTTGTTTGGCATTAAAGCGTATGACAGCGACCCGTTGCGAAGCGCCGATTCGTTCGCTTCGTTCGCCGAGTGCATCGACTATATGGCGAAAACGATCGTTGCCGGGCAATACGCCAATCCGGGCGATTGGCGCTACAACGGCGCGGTGCTCGGGGACAAATCGGTCGGCTTTAACATCCGCTATGCGTCCGACCCGTATTGGGGGCAAAAAATCGCCGGATGGATGTACCGAGCGGACAAGTTCCTCGGCGGCAAAGACTTTGGCCAATACATGGTGATGGCAACCAATACCGACAGTGTGAACGTCCGGTTGCAGCCAGCTGTCGTTCCGCCGGTTTGGTATGAGTACAAACAGGCCAATACGCCGGTGGCGGTGATCGGCAAAACGCCGAAACAGCCGGACGGCTATGAATGGTATGAAATCGTTCCCGACTTGCCGGCGACCGGTTCGGCGTATATCCGCAGCGATTTGTTATCGCCGCTGCCGGTGGCGAAGTAA
- a CDS encoding S8 family serine peptidase, producing MQLSHCFRTLLSLGMAASLAFFGSGPPLTASAAVTKNETTVASLLDRLGLSEQSGKFQAAAPNKKQPPPAFSDNELIIKYRQPLSAKEHEQAGGKLLKRIASLHYDIVQLTRNTNIDEAMRRYAKNGHVVSVSRSARFVPLSVLSGDPKHDRAYYLTALHIEQALALAGPHPVKIAVVDTGVDARHPELAGQVIANYNVMNPLQKGAADVHGTHVAGIIAGKKDNGIGAHGVFPGARLISIDVFNRSFFSSDYVVAEGILEAIRQKAQVINLSLGSSVSSPIVEEAIRKALAANITVVAAAGNSGTSMYEYPAAYKGVIGVGAVNDRRQLADFSTYGPTVDVVAPGEDIYSSVYDVDKKSTFAELSGTSMAAPMVTAVAAMLLSKHPNLTPYEIHYILNKTASDLGKKGYDLQYGYGLVNPVAALRFDLKHIPAPPSATGTKVLQKAKRLTMDRATTQTGTITQLGETDWYALSVRKGDYIQAKVSGAADYDYQFDLLFFQNGQSAPTVSVPVNDAGQGGEEGDLFMAPADGTVAIGVKDALGNYNENGSSKYTLFVGRETAPLDDGNTVEQPFVIHSLPYHSRQQHGPLFFTNEPPSPVQNEPNEEKTESKAKAGEKEAPSQHPTTLPGDSDYFSFSLPVSDEPADQTVHISLSGVAGIDSAINVYVMEPKDPNSENGGDTPSSDEPPAPETKPAMNQWPIDSANMNGYGQGEELTFTATPGMNYIIEVTNKPISDPALLPLANEMRIDLNRNFSSHLPYELTVDAATLPADEDGFPMASGQLEEEVKNGNMEAYRTKKEELQKRWQQMASGLVAFYGDEDWSKAVRQAARPYENGQTANGYFQYSGDEDWFAFAPKQDGVYEFRFAADHQHDVPMATIFVYSEKEKTFNYIGSNASYDGFNFKPNARLAIGLKKGKTYYIQLNDKTYRPSVKAYALTSALLASHINDRFENNDDFDAATTIGLKAITGNFAAAQDLDTYYFEPKKNGLYGFAVTPTAIPSRYASLPAELKGPIDPVIIVVEDTNKNKRLDPEEEGRTWLIDSGLDNEEERGALRADQTKGYFLVTADFYGHTSVTPYVLSLAAADRPDEDRGSVVRRGVPSKPLALRTPKSGTWYNSGYMNASTAQGDADYYALTVRTAATYTLQLHVPSDLDGVLAVYNANGKLIAKGDYYPKGDDEYMTVKLAKGAYFIKVEDAFGNASASPYKLVIRKP from the coding sequence TTGCAACTATCACACTGCTTCCGTACGTTGTTATCGCTAGGGATGGCGGCCTCACTCGCCTTTTTCGGCAGCGGCCCGCCGCTCACCGCATCGGCCGCCGTCACGAAAAACGAAACCACTGTGGCGTCTTTGCTCGACCGCCTCGGCCTTTCGGAACAATCGGGCAAATTTCAAGCGGCTGCGCCAAACAAGAAACAGCCACCGCCTGCCTTTAGCGACAATGAATTGATCATCAAGTATCGACAACCCCTTTCTGCCAAGGAACACGAACAAGCAGGAGGCAAACTGCTCAAACGCATCGCGTCGTTGCACTATGACATTGTCCAGTTGACACGAAACACAAATATAGACGAGGCAATGCGCCGCTATGCGAAAAACGGTCATGTCGTCTCCGTTTCGCGCAGCGCCCGTTTCGTCCCGTTGTCCGTCCTGTCCGGCGACCCGAAGCATGATCGCGCCTATTATTTAACAGCCTTGCACATCGAACAGGCGCTCGCGCTCGCCGGTCCGCACCCGGTCAAAATAGCGGTCGTCGACACCGGAGTCGATGCCCGTCATCCCGAACTCGCCGGCCAAGTGATCGCCAACTACAACGTCATGAACCCGCTCCAAAAAGGGGCTGCTGATGTCCATGGAACGCATGTCGCCGGCATCATCGCCGGCAAGAAAGACAACGGCATCGGCGCACACGGCGTCTTCCCGGGCGCCCGACTCATTTCGATTGATGTATTCAACCGCTCATTTTTCAGCTCCGATTATGTGGTAGCGGAAGGCATTTTGGAAGCCATTCGCCAAAAGGCGCAAGTCATTAACTTAAGTTTAGGCTCGTCAGTTTCGTCCCCGATCGTCGAAGAAGCGATCCGAAAGGCGCTGGCCGCCAATATTACCGTTGTGGCTGCTGCCGGCAATTCGGGAACAAGCATGTATGAGTATCCTGCCGCCTATAAAGGGGTCATCGGAGTCGGAGCGGTGAACGATCGACGCCAGCTTGCCGATTTTTCCACTTACGGTCCGACCGTGGATGTCGTCGCTCCTGGGGAAGACATTTACAGCTCCGTATACGACGTGGACAAAAAATCGACATTTGCGGAATTGAGCGGAACATCGATGGCCGCCCCAATGGTGACGGCTGTTGCGGCCATGCTGCTATCAAAGCACCCGAACTTGACGCCGTATGAGATTCACTACATTTTAAACAAAACGGCGAGCGATTTAGGGAAAAAAGGGTACGACTTGCAATACGGATACGGCCTTGTCAACCCCGTTGCCGCTTTGCGGTTCGACCTGAAGCATATCCCGGCTCCTCCATCGGCAACAGGGACAAAAGTCCTGCAAAAAGCGAAGCGGCTGACGATGGACCGGGCCACGACACAAACGGGCACCATCACACAACTAGGTGAGACGGACTGGTACGCACTTTCGGTCCGCAAAGGGGACTATATTCAAGCAAAAGTGAGCGGCGCTGCCGATTATGACTATCAATTTGATCTGCTCTTTTTCCAAAACGGTCAATCGGCGCCAACCGTTTCAGTGCCGGTTAATGATGCGGGCCAAGGAGGGGAAGAAGGCGATTTGTTCATGGCGCCAGCCGACGGGACGGTCGCCATCGGCGTGAAAGATGCGCTTGGCAACTACAACGAGAACGGATCGTCGAAGTACACGCTGTTTGTCGGCCGAGAAACGGCACCGCTCGATGACGGCAACACCGTCGAGCAACCGTTTGTGATCCATTCCTTGCCGTACCATTCGCGGCAACAGCACGGCCCTCTGTTTTTCACGAATGAGCCGCCAAGCCCTGTTCAAAACGAGCCGAACGAGGAGAAAACGGAGTCGAAAGCGAAGGCAGGAGAGAAAGAGGCGCCATCCCAGCATCCAACGACTCTGCCTGGCGACAGCGACTATTTTTCCTTCTCGCTCCCTGTTTCAGACGAACCAGCAGACCAAACGGTTCACATCTCCTTAAGCGGGGTGGCTGGAATTGATTCGGCGATCAACGTGTATGTGATGGAACCTAAAGACCCGAATTCGGAAAATGGTGGGGACACACCTTCTTCCGATGAACCTCCGGCACCGGAGACAAAGCCCGCAATGAATCAGTGGCCGATCGATTCTGCGAATATGAACGGGTACGGTCAAGGCGAAGAGCTGACCTTTACGGCGACTCCAGGGATGAACTATATCATCGAAGTGACGAACAAACCGATCAGCGACCCGGCGCTGCTGCCATTGGCAAATGAAATGAGGATCGATCTCAACCGCAACTTCTCCTCGCATTTGCCTTACGAGTTGACGGTGGATGCCGCAACCTTGCCTGCGGATGAAGACGGGTTTCCGATGGCAAGCGGACAGCTAGAAGAAGAAGTGAAAAACGGAAACATGGAAGCATATAGAACGAAAAAAGAAGAGTTGCAAAAACGTTGGCAACAAATGGCGTCCGGCCTTGTCGCGTTCTATGGCGATGAGGACTGGAGCAAGGCCGTGCGCCAAGCAGCCCGGCCGTATGAAAACGGGCAAACGGCCAATGGCTATTTCCAATACAGCGGCGATGAAGACTGGTTTGCCTTCGCCCCTAAACAAGACGGCGTTTACGAATTCCGATTCGCAGCCGATCACCAACATGACGTGCCGATGGCGACCATTTTCGTCTACAGCGAAAAAGAAAAAACATTCAACTATATCGGCTCCAACGCGAGCTATGATGGCTTCAACTTCAAACCAAACGCCCGACTGGCCATTGGTTTGAAAAAAGGAAAAACATACTATATTCAGCTCAATGACAAAACATATCGCCCTTCCGTCAAAGCGTATGCCTTAACATCCGCTTTGCTCGCGAGCCATATCAACGACCGGTTTGAAAACAACGATGATTTCGATGCGGCGACAACGATCGGCTTAAAAGCCATCACGGGAAACTTCGCGGCCGCACAAGATCTCGATACGTATTACTTCGAGCCGAAGAAAAACGGGCTGTACGGGTTCGCTGTCACCCCAACAGCGATTCCGTCCCGCTATGCGTCTTTGCCTGCAGAACTGAAAGGGCCGATTGACCCGGTCATCATCGTCGTCGAAGATACAAATAAAAACAAACGGCTCGATCCGGAAGAGGAAGGGCGCACATGGCTCATTGACAGCGGGCTGGACAATGAGGAAGAGCGCGGTGCGCTGCGGGCCGACCAAACGAAAGGATATTTTCTCGTCACCGCCGATTTTTACGGCCATACGTCCGTGACGCCATACGTGCTGTCTTTAGCAGCAGCCGACCGGCCAGATGAAGACCGCGGCTCCGTCGTCCGCCGCGGCGTGCCATCGAAGCCGCTGGCCCTCCGGACGCCAAAGTCAGGTACGTGGTACAATAGCGGTTATATGAATGCCTCAACCGCGCAGGGGGATGCCGACTACTACGCGTTGACAGTCCGCACGGCAGCCACATACACGTTGCAGCTGCACGTCCCGTCCGATCTTGACGGCGTGCTGGCCGTGTACAACGCGAACGGCAAACTCATCGCCAAAGGCGACTACTATCCAAAAGGCGACGATGAATACATGACTGTCAAACTCGCAAAAGGAGCCTATTTCATCAAAGTGGAAGACGCCTTTGGCAACGCGAGCGCCAGCCCATACAAACTGGTGATCCGGAAGCCGTAA
- a CDS encoding S8 family serine peptidase — protein sequence MGKMWRMFVMALMLAAAVAPGRAAGAAEAANPLAVNVIVVFQQQIDEQAVESLRGRVIKRFDVLPAVAASVPVSAVELLRRWPGVDYVQQDTTVAIDSQAANWGVAETKATVMHTRGVTGKGVKIAILDTGVDLRHPDLSVAGGACLLSYCPNSYQDDNGHGTHVAGIIAAKDNNIGSVGVAPGASVYALKVLDRYGEGNVSTILAGIEWAIKHRMDIINLSLAAPEDAPVLKEAVEKAYKSGIFVVAAAGNNGHANGAGDTVEYPAKYDSVVAVAAVNQDHVRVPYSATGPAVEMAAPGEGIYSTVPVSLDPDGRGDGYTHMSGTSMAAPFVSGVLALYKQQYPERTNAQLRQMLRDRALDLGAPGKDPWYGYGLVQAMPNTPPDLEVKLLSANRGEVSFSVTPSGSEVKGYRVYRNGTLIEPLQTAAIYKDYVVKGTYRYAFSSVHRDGTESEPIGFMEVVVSDPYYKDLSVHSWYMPEIVYLSSQGIVSGYRDGTIRPYATITRAEAAVMLGRALHLDGTKRETVFRDVHSADFASGYIQSAYERGLISGYPDGTFRPQQPITRAETAIVLSRAYDLPDGAPVAFRDVTPNVTGHDAIAKLAAARIADGYPNGTFRPYQFVKRLEFFVFAARASNERFR from the coding sequence ATGGGGAAAATGTGGCGAATGTTCGTGATGGCACTGATGTTGGCGGCGGCTGTGGCCCCGGGACGGGCGGCTGGTGCGGCCGAGGCCGCCAATCCGTTGGCGGTTAATGTGATTGTGGTCTTTCAGCAGCAAATTGATGAGCAAGCGGTGGAATCGTTGCGTGGGCGCGTTATAAAACGGTTTGACGTTCTCCCGGCCGTAGCGGCGTCCGTGCCGGTTTCGGCGGTCGAGCTGCTGCGCCGTTGGCCGGGTGTCGACTACGTTCAGCAAGATACGACAGTCGCGATCGACAGCCAAGCGGCTAACTGGGGGGTAGCTGAAACGAAGGCGACGGTCATGCATACCCGTGGGGTCACGGGCAAGGGTGTGAAAATCGCGATTCTTGACACCGGCGTTGACTTGCGTCATCCGGATTTGTCGGTCGCCGGCGGAGCCTGCCTCTTATCTTATTGTCCGAATTCGTACCAAGATGATAACGGACATGGCACACATGTCGCCGGCATTATTGCGGCGAAAGATAACAATATAGGATCGGTCGGCGTGGCTCCCGGTGCGAGCGTTTATGCGCTGAAAGTGTTAGACCGCTACGGGGAAGGCAACGTGTCGACCATTTTAGCCGGCATTGAGTGGGCGATCAAACATCGGATGGATATTATCAACTTAAGTTTAGCCGCTCCAGAAGATGCCCCCGTATTGAAAGAAGCGGTGGAGAAGGCGTATAAAAGCGGAATATTCGTCGTGGCCGCCGCCGGGAACAACGGCCATGCAAATGGAGCCGGCGATACGGTCGAATATCCGGCCAAATATGATAGCGTTGTGGCCGTGGCCGCCGTCAATCAAGATCATGTCCGCGTGCCATACTCAGCGACCGGGCCGGCTGTCGAAATGGCGGCGCCGGGTGAAGGGATTTATAGTACAGTGCCGGTGTCCCTTGACCCTGACGGCCGCGGCGACGGGTATACACACATGTCGGGAACATCGATGGCGGCGCCGTTTGTCAGCGGGGTGTTGGCGCTGTATAAGCAGCAATACCCGGAGCGGACAAACGCCCAGTTGCGCCAAATGTTGCGAGACCGCGCCCTTGATTTAGGAGCGCCCGGCAAGGATCCATGGTACGGTTACGGGCTCGTGCAAGCCATGCCTAATACCCCTCCCGACCTCGAGGTGAAACTGTTGTCGGCAAACCGCGGAGAAGTTTCGTTTTCCGTCACCCCGTCGGGAAGCGAGGTGAAAGGATACCGCGTCTATCGCAACGGAACATTGATCGAACCGCTGCAAACAGCGGCGATATACAAAGACTATGTTGTAAAAGGAACGTACCGGTATGCGTTTTCTTCCGTCCATCGTGACGGAACGGAATCAGAACCGATCGGTTTTATGGAGGTCGTCGTTTCTGATCCGTATTATAAAGACTTGTCCGTCCACTCTTGGTATATGCCGGAGATCGTCTACTTATCGAGCCAAGGGATTGTGTCAGGCTATCGTGACGGAACGATTCGGCCGTATGCGACCATTACGCGCGCCGAGGCAGCAGTGATGCTCGGCCGCGCGCTCCATCTTGACGGAACGAAACGGGAGACGGTGTTTCGGGATGTCCATTCTGCCGATTTTGCTTCCGGCTACATCCAGTCCGCTTATGAGCGCGGGTTGATCAGCGGGTACCCGGACGGCACGTTCCGGCCGCAGCAACCGATTACGCGGGCGGAGACCGCCATTGTGTTATCGCGCGCTTACGATCTTCCGGATGGTGCACCGGTGGCGTTTCGCGACGTCACACCGAACGTGACCGGGCACGATGCCATCGCCAAGCTGGCCGCCGCCCGGATTGCCGATGGGTATCCGAACGGCACGTTCCGGCCGTATCAATTTGTCAAACGGCTTGAGTTTTTTGTGTTTGCCGCCCGGGCGTCGAATGAGCGGTTTCGATAA